The following nucleotide sequence is from Endozoicomonas sp. GU-1.
TTGAACACGAACGGCTCGAACAACATTCGATACAGCTTGGAGATGTTGCCCCCCTTCTGGTTAGTACGGTAACAACTTTCTATAAAGCCTTCTTCTTCCAGCTTTTTTAATCCGGCGCTGATGGTGGGTTGACTGGTGCCGACCATATCTGCCAACAGTTTCTGGCTTGGCCAGCATTCGCCTTCAGTATTGGCAAACGTTACCAGTACGACCAGCAAGTATCTTTGCGTCGGTGTCAGCGCCTCCATCCCTTTATTTTTAAGTTTGACCCGAATCTGCGTAAAACATCACCCAATCGGGCAGTGAGTGCCAGCCTATCAACCCGTCGATAGCCCCACCGAAATTGAGCGAATTTCAATATCAACCAGTTGATACAAACAAGATAAAGAACAGTATCAAAGAACCAGTTGCACAATGCGGCCTGCGCGGGTGAACATAACACTCTGCTTATGCAAACTCATTTCGCATAAGCAACATAACCATCGCCCAGAAACCACGCCCTATCACCGGCCTTCGAGCCTTTTTTTATAGCGATCATTGTGTTTGTTCTTGTATCTCTGTGTTGTCGCTGACGGACTTTTTTAATCATGTTTTCATGCCATTTGGGAAAATCAAGTATAGACTGCTCCCAAAGGACGCCCCCTCCCCCCTCTGCCAACACAATACCGGTAATCATCACCGGACACCTTTCGCGGCATGGAAAACATCAACCTTCACAAAGCTCATGAGCGGTCGTGAGATTGTGAAATTGCTCAACCCTCATGGGAAAGCCTATAATGGCCTCGCTTAACGTGTTCTGTTTACTGCACTTTTTTAATCAAGCAGCAAAAATGCCCCTCTCAGGGTCTGGTAATGGAACACTGAAAAATAATGATAATAACAAGCAGCCAGCATCGAATGCGTTGGCTGTCGGGGGAAAGACAGTATGAATCCCACCTGGAAACTTGCCAGGTCGGTGGTGGCCACCATCGACCAATTCACAGAACACACGGGAAGATTGATCAGCTGGCTGACATTACTGCTGGTATTCGTCGTCTGTACCGTGGTGGTTTTGCGCTACTTGCTCAATATCGGCTCCATCGCCATGCAGGAATCGGCCATGTATCTGCACGCCATGGTCTTCCTGGGTGCCAGCGCCTACACACTCAGGCACAATGGCCATGTCCGGGTGGATGTTTTCTACCGAACCATGAGCCCACGGAAGCAGGCACTGGTCAACAGTCTGGGCACCGTTTTCCTGTTGCTACCGGTCTGTCTGTTTATTGGTGCGATGAGCTGGGATTACATCGCACGTTCCTGGCACATTCTGGAACAGTCCCAGGATCCCGGAGGGCTGCCTTTTATCTATCTGCTGAAAAGCCTGCTCCTGGTGATGGTGGTTACCCTTCTGCTTCAGGGCGTTGCCGAACTGATGCGTTCTCTGATGATCCTTACCGGTGAAAGCCGCCAAGAGGGCAGATCATGATGGACGCCATTCCTTTTCTGATGTTTACCACCGTCTGCCTGGTGCTGCTGGCTGGTTATCCCGTGGCGTTTTCCCTGGCAGGTACCGCCTTGCTGTTTGCCGGAGCCGGATCACTGTTTGGCGTATTTGATTTCTCGCTGATGAACGCCCTGCCCAGCCGACTGTTTGGTGTTATCACCAACCAGACCCTGATTGCTGTGCCACTGTTTGTCTTTATGGGCGTGATGCTGGAAAAATCCAAAGTGGCAGAAAGCCTGCTGGAAAGCATGGCAAGGCTGTTTGGCAAAACCCGCGGCGGCCTTGGTCTCTCGGTGATTGTGGTGGGCATGCTGCTGGCCGCCAGCACCGGCATTGTCGGAGCCACGGTGGTCACCATGGGTTTATTATCCCTGCCCACCATGCTGCGCCGGGGCTATTCCCCGGCACTGGCAACCGGTACGATCTGTGCCACGGGGAGCCTTGGGCAGATTATTCCCCCCTCCATTGCCCTGGTTTTGCTGGGCGATGTGTTATCCAGTGCCTACCAGCAGTCACAGATAAAGATGGGTGTCTTCTCACCGGATACGGTGTCGGTTGGCGATCTGTTTGTGGGTGCCATCATTCCCGGATTGCTGCTGGTTTTCTGTTATGTCGTCTATCTGGTGGTGGTTGCCCGCGTTAAACCGGATGCGGCACCGGCACTGACCGACGACGATCTGGCGTCCATGGGCAGCAACCGTTCCCTGTTATCCTGCCTGTTGCCACCGCTGGTGTTAATTGTCGCGGTTCTGGGCTCGATCCTGGCGGGTGCCGCAACACCAACCGAAGCGGCCAGTGTCGGTGCGGTTGGTGCGATCCTGCTGGCGATTCTGCGCCGACAACTCAGTATCAAAACGCTGAGAGAAGTGGTTCGCTCAACGACGCAGGTCACCTGTATGGTGTTCATGATTCTGATTGGAGCTTCCATTTTTTCCCTGGTATTTCGTGGCTTCAATGGTGAAGAGTTGATTCACAGCTATTTTGAAGCCATGCCCGGCGGGGTGTTTACCGCCGTACTGATTGTCATGCTGGTGATGTTTCTGCTGGGCTTTATTCTCGATTTTATCGAGATTACCTTTGTCGTCGTGCCCATGGTTGCCCCTGTGTTGCTGGCGATGGGGCTGGATCCGGTTTGGTTGGGGATTATGATTGCGGTCAATCTGCAGACCTCATTCCTGACGCCACCTTTTGGTTTTGCCCTTTTCTATTTACGGGGGGTTGCACCGCCAGAAGTGGCGACAGCCGATATCTACAAAGGGGTGATTCCCTTCATCATCATTCAGCTGATGGTCTTGTGTGCGTTAGCGATATGGCCAGAACTGGCAACCTGGTTGCCGGATAAGGTTTATAACTAGTATTTGATTTCGTATAAATCCATGGCCATCAGTCAAAGGCTTTGGCCTAACTGATACAATCGGACTTTTCACTGGTACTCAAACCTATGTTATTAAAAATTATTCGTAATGTATTAGGCTACGGTATTGCGGCAGCGGATAAGCTGACCCGCCCGAAAGCGATGGCACGTTCACCGGAGCAGCAGGCCCGGGTGGATGCACAAACCGCCAATATGACGCTCTACCAGTTCACGGCCTGCCCTTTCTGTATCAAAACCCGCAGGGCCATTCACATACTGGGCCTGAATATCCAGACCCTGGATGCCATGAACGATACCGAGGCCCGTAATGCGCTGCAACAGATGGGCGGCAAGGTTCAGGTACCCTGCTTACGTATTCAGGAAGCGGGCAAAGACGATATCTGGATGTATGAGTCCGGCGATATTATCCAATATCTGCAAAAGAGCTTTGGCTAATCCCGAAATGGTCTACCAGCTCCGCCCCTATCAAAAAGATGCCGTTCACAGTGTGATACGGCATTTTCGCAAATCCAATGACCCGGCCCTGCTGGTGCTGCCCACAGGTGCGGGCAAGAGTCTGGTTATCTCCGAGCTGGCCCGCATTGCCCGTGGCCGCGTTCTGGTTCTGGCCCATGTGAAAGAATTGGTGGAACAGAACCACGGCAAATACCAAAGCTATGGATTGCAAGCCTCCATCTTCAGTGCCGGACTTGGCCAGAAAGAAGCCTCTGAACAGGTGATATTTGGCAGTGTGCAAAGTGTTGTCAGAAATCTTGAACAGTTTCAGCACGCACCGGGTCAGAAAGCATTTACCCTGCTGGTTATTGATGAGTGCCACCGGGTATCCATGGAGAAAACCTCCAGTTACCACAAGGTCATTGACCACTTTAAACGCCTGAATCCAAACCTTAAGGTTCTCGGTCTGACAGCAACCCCCTACCGCCTGGGGATGGGCTGGCTGTACCAGTATTATCAAAGCACTGAAAATAAGGGGTCGGTCAGAACCGAAGAGCCTCGCTTTTTCAAAGAGTGCCTGTTTGAACTGCCACTGTCTTACATGGTTGACAATGGTTATCTCACGACACCCGAAGTGGTTGATGCCCCCATTGTGTTCTACGACTTCAGCCAACTCTCCCGGGATAGCTTTGGACGTTATGGCGAGCAGGAACTGAATCAGCTATTGAAAGGGAAAACCCGGGCCACCCGGGAAATCATCAATCAGGTAAAAAAGAAGCCGCTACCCGTAAAGGTGTCATGGTGTTTGCCTCAACAGTAGACCATGCCCGTGAGATTATGGGTTACCTGCCAGACGATGAGAGCGCCCTGATTATTGGCGATACGCCCGCAAAAGAGCGGGACCGTCTGATTGCCGCGTTCAAACAGCAGCAGCTTAAATTCCTGGTGAATGTGTCAGTGCTCACCACCGGTTTTGATGCTCCCCATGTAGACCTGATCGCCATACTGCGGCCAACAGAGTCCGTCAGCCTTTATCAGCAGATCGCTGGCCGGGGGCTGCGCCTGGCACCGGACAAAAAAGAGTGCCTGATTATTGATTATGCCGGCAACCGCTTCAGTTTATACAGTCCGGAAGTGGGCGAACCCAAACCGGATTCCAAAGCGGTGCCCGTCACGGTGCCCTGTCCTGCCTGTGGCCACGAGAACCATTTCTGGGGAGTGGTCGATGGCGATGGCGATCTGGTGGAACACTACGGTCGACGCTGTCAGGGCTTTGCAACATTTTTGGCGGACAACGGCAGCGAAGTGAAAGAACAGTGTGAGTTCCGCTACCGCTTTAAAGAGTGTGACCAGTGCGGTGCTGAAAACGATATAGCCGCCAGAAAGTGTCACAGCTGCCAGAACGGACTGGTTGACCCGGATAAAAAACTTCGAGAGGCACTCAACCTGAAAAACTGCCTGGTAATCCGCTGCTCTGGCATGGAAATGAATGCGGATAAAGACACACAGGGCAAACAGCGCATCCGGATCACCTACCACGATGAAGACGGTGCCGAAGTCAATGAGTTCTTCAGGTTGGATACCCCCTCACAGCAAGGTGCGTTCTATCATCATTTTGGCAAGCATGCCCTGATTAATCGTGCTGAGCCATTCCGGGCGTCAACGGTGGATAATGTTATCCACAGCCGCAAGAAATTTCGCAAACCTGACTTTGTGATAGCGCAGAAGGAAAAGCATTACTGGAAAATCATTGATAAGCTGTTCGACTACGATGGTAAATACCGCAAGGCCGAAGCGCTCTGATGCACGTCACTTATCATATAACCGGGCAAACCCAGAACCGCATCAATCCGTTGATGATTAAATACAGTCCGAAGCATACGCTGGTCATCTGGGTTGCCTCACTGGCCTGTTTACTGATGCCGCTGCTGGTCTTTCGGAACAGCCTGAGCAACATTCTGCTTTCCGGACTCTTTGGCTCTGCCTTAATTACTTTCCTGATACTGAATCTCGGCCTCAGGTATGCCGTGCATAAACGCTTTGGTCTTCATTACCAGCCGGACCTTGACCTGGAAACCCGTACTCTGAGCCTTGAGGAACATGGCATCAGCATCCGTTCATCATTACTGAAACCGGCTTTTCGCCCCTACAAGCAGGTAAAGATGATCACGGTAGAAGACAATATTATTGTCATCGCAGGAAAAAGCGGCTGGCTGGAGATGATTCCCCGGGATCAGGTTACAGAAGGCAACTGTGGATTATTACTGGATACGCTCTGCCAGAGAGCCGGGAAAAAAATAAAAAGTTCCAACTGAGGCAATAAAAATAATCTAGAATTTTGTCAGGTAAACAGCACTGCACGGTTTGAATAGCGATGTTCAAGCTCCCCGTTATTACTCTGTTATTGGTTACCTTATTATCTGCCTGCATCACAGAAAGTCCGGTACATGGCAATAAATACGCTGGCAAAAAGAGCGCCAGCGGCTGGCTGGAAATACCACCAAACCCTGAGATGCTGAACATGGCAAAATTTGCGGCCAGGGACTTACAAAACGACTCGGTACTGAAAGTAACAGAAGCAAAACGCCAGAATATCCTTGGTACCTGTTATCTGCTTGCTTTTCAAATGAGCAGTGGTACACAGTGGCAAGCGGAACTTTACCAGGACCCTTACGGTAAACTGACTCTGCTTGAATTGTTAAGCCCATTTCCCGCAAGAAAATGAACGATGGCCTCGCCTGCCTGAGCCCGGTCGTCAGGTAACCCAACCGCGCCCAACGCCTTATCAATTAATCGATCACCCACCATGGTGCGCAGCCTATCGCACACATCCATAAAAAATCCGTCGACAAATTCAGGATGCGCCTGCCAGGTCAGGATGGAAGACCCCCGTCGAGTAATGGCGTTCTCACAGAAATCCGAGGTTGCCAGCACGGCAAAGCCCGGAGCCACTTGATCCACCTGATCCTGATGCACAGCCAGAACACGAATCATGCTACCGGACTTAAAACACCCGAAATCACACAGCGCTTTCACCGGATAAGCACCTAACCCCCATCCTCCGGGAAACTTACGAACACTGCCTCCCAGGGACTGATGAATAATCTGATGACCAAAACAGATGCCCACCAGCAATGCATCACTCCTGGCAAGGTCGATAATCAACAGCCTGAGTTTCAGGATCCACGGCTCTGCATCATAAGCAGAAGACTTGCTGCCACTGATAATCCATGCGTCACATTGGTCAACGGAGGATGGAAAACTGCCTTGATAACAGCGCCAGACAGAATACTGCCACTGACCGGGCATCACCCGGTCAACCATCATTTTGTAATCATTATCAAAGGTGCCAAAACGCTCAATAGAGTCCGGATGATGTTCATCGCACAATAAAATACCCAGTCGTCTGTTCAATGCCAGCTTCCCCGAAACCTGTCTTCTGCATTAGTACAGTCTATATCGACAAGAAGCCCATCGCGGACACAAAGCAAACATACTTCCCAGAGCCTGCTATACACAACCATGGTTGCCTCTACAATCACAAAGCTGATATCCGTTGCCCTCACGCCGAGGCCATAACAAGCTTGAACAAATAATTAAATTTTTTTTCATCCAGAACTTGCGTTATCCACAAACCCAACATTATAATGAGAATCGTTATCATTAAGATTAAAGATGTTACATATCGGCTCAACCTGACTCTCCCCAAGCCTCTGTTGAGCCACCCAAGCACTTAACCTGTTGACTTATGGAGGGACTGCCATCGAACGAAATTTCAGACCTGACTAACTGGCAAATGCCAGTGATTCGCAAATCCTCATCTTTAGGGCCTGAATTTCAGGCCTTTTTTTTGTTGTTTCCTGATCCGATCCTGTCCATTATTGATAAGCTGAAAAATTGCATGTTAAGTGTGCAGCAAGATATTGGCTATCAGGCACCTTTCGGATGGCAACCCCGCTGCATTGGTCTAATCAGAAAAAGAGCCACTACCGATGGAACTACAGAAGTACAAAATGCCCATGCTTGGCGGGGAAATGAAAGAACTCGCTGACTATGAGAACAAGGTCATTTTAATCGTCAATACTGCCAGTAAATGTGGCTTCACTCCCCAGTACCAAACCCTTGAAGAGCTATACAACAAATACAAGGACCAGGGGCTGGTCATCCTGGGCTTCCCCTGTAATCAATTTGGTCGCCAGGAACCCGGAGACAGCGAAGAGATTGGTGCTTTCTGTCAGAAGAACTACGGGGTTACCTTCCCGATGTTTGAGAAAATTGAGGTGAATGGTGATCATGCCGCGCCACTTTATAAAGATTTAAAATCCGAAGCGCCCGGACTGCTGGGTACTCAGAAGATAAAATGGAACTTTACCAAGTTCCTGGTCGGTCGTAAGGGCGAGATCATTGACCGCTATGCCCCCACCACCAAGCCGGAAGATATCGAAGAAGACATCTGCAAAGCATTAAGAGAGAGCTGAGCGAGCCGACAAATTAAGAGTCTCAACAACCTGACACTCTTATACCGTGGATATTAACAAAGCACTCTCCCTGCTGGCTGATCGTAACGGTTCAGAACTGTTTCTGACGGTCGGCTACCCCCCCTGTTTGAAAATCAATGATCAATTGGTACCGATAGCCAACACCTCGCTGACCAGCGAGCAGGCCCACCATAGTTTTGCAACCATGATGGGCGAAGAGCGCTTTAAAGAATTCTGTGCGACCCGTGAAAGCAATTACGCGATACAGAACCCGGAGTCCGGTCGTTTTCGCATCAGTGCGTTCTTCCAAAGAGGGGAACCCGGAATGGTGATCCGGCGCATTCACCACCATATTCCTTCCCCCCGGGAGCTTGGCCTGCCGGATATTTTCTGCGACCTGATGCTTCAGGAAAGAGGTTTGATCCTGATTACCGGGCCAGCAGGTGCCGGTAAAACAACCGCGATGGCATCCCTGGTGAACCATCGCAACACTGCGGGTAAAGGGCATATCATCACCATTGAAGACCCTGTTGAATTTATCCACAGCCACAGACAATGCATCGTCACCCAGCGAGAAGTTGGACTGGACACCCAATCTTATGAAGAAGGTCTGTCGAACGCCCTGCGTCAGGCACCCGACCTGGTGGTGATTGGTGAGATCCGCACCCCCGAGGTGATGAAACATACCATTGAATTTGTGCAAACGGGTCACCTCTGTATTGCAACCCTGCATGCCAACACAGCCTATCAGGCGCTGGAACGCATCATTCACTTCTTCCCCCGGGAGCAACATGAAGAGGTTCTTCTGGATTTATCACTGAGCTTGCAGGGAATCCTGGGGCAACAGCTGCTCAGCTCTGAAGATGGTACGGCCGCCTATCCTTCCCATGAAATCCTGTTAAATACACCGGCGCTGGCCGATCTCATCAAAAAGGGCAAAGTGGATGAAATCCATGACTTGATGGAGCGCTCCAAAGACTCGGGTATGCAAACCATTGACCAATCCATATTCAAGCTGTTTGAGGCTGGAAAAATCACCGCTCAACAAGCTATCCAGCATGCTGACTCCTCCAATAACATGCGCCTGCTCATAAAGATGCATGGTCATCAGGAAGGGGACGATAATTCCCTGCCACACTTGACCATTTCCACGGATTGAATCAGCCTGAGAATAACACGGTGCAACAGGTATTAATCTGCTGCACAACTACTCACCCATGCTCTTCTAGTAATGAACGCTGCCAGATGGATGTATCAATAACCTGATCAAACTTAACACCGCAGCGCTCCATCACTCCCACCTTTCTATACCCCAGTTTCTGATGCAATGCCTCGCTGCGCTGATTGGGCAGGGCAATCACACCAATCATTTCCCGAATCCCCAACGCTTTTGCCGCACTGAATAACGCCTGATACAACAAGGTACCCATGCCACGTCCACCAGCACCATCGCGCAAATATATGGAACCTTCCGCCGTATACCGATAGGCGGCCCGAGCATGATAATGGGCAGCATAGGCATAGCCGAGTACCTCACCCTCTTGTTCATAGACCAGAAAACAGTGTGCTTTCTCCAGCCTTTTCCCGATCTCTTCAGGGGTCACAGGATTTACTTCAAAAGTAACCGTACTGTGCAAAACATAGGTGTTGTAGATATCCGCTATCTGGGCACAATCATCTGGTTTGGCGGTTCTTATCATCAATATACTGCCTGTCCATCACAAAATTATGTGAATGCAGCATATTTGAAATAACCAAATCACTGCAAACCGACATGATTGTGTCAGCACCACTGACCGGCCTGTTATCACCTTTGCAGGGAACTAAAGGTACGATCTTCCTATCAAATTCCCTGAACAAACTATTGAGGATCATACCCATGACAAGAAAAACACACTTAAGCATATTCTTTGCAACACTGCTCTGTATTAGCTTTTTCAGCTTTGCGGAACCTGCTCAACCATGGAAAACGGGGAACATAAAGTTGTACGGCTTGTTAATACCAGTAATCCAGGCAGAAGAAGGAGACATCAATGGCTTTATTGCCTGTTATTCACATGACATGAAAATGCCATCTTACCCCGTAGAAGAAGACATTTACGTAAAAGGCTTTGTCTCTATGGAAGGGCAGTACAAAGGACGCATTTTTCATCCCGAAGGGTATCTAGATATGGATATCAGCCCTGTATATACAACACCCAGCACTTTATGCCAGGAGTACCTACCCTCCTGCCAAGATGAGAACATTGAATGCTGGGCAGGCGGTGATACCGGCGGCTACTTTGGTCACCTTCTTCGGGCAGTTGATGCCGAGTGATATTCTTTCGCTACAATGCAAAAACCCCGACAGATCACTCTATCGGGGTTTGCAACCTTGAGCGGACTCAAGGTAAAAATGGTGCCTGGCGATGACCTACTCTCACATGGGGAGACCCCACACTACCATCGGCGATCGGTCATTTCACTGCTGAGTTCGGGATGGGATCAGGTGGTTCTAACCTTCTATGGTCGCCAGGCTAAACTTTTTTGAGTGGGCAGTTTGCAGTTGGCAGTCGCCAGTTGACTTCTACTCACTCTGGAATCCTTCATTAAGCTTTCTTGCTGTACACTCTTTGCGTATGGCGGTTGACTGCCGACTGGTTACTGTCGACTGCCCACTGTCTTTTAAATCGCTTTGGCGTTATATGGTCAAGCCGCACGAGTCATTAGTATTGGTTAGCTCAATGCCTCACAGCACTTACACACCCAACCTATCAACGTCATAGTCTTTAACGGCTCTTCAGGACTCTCTGGGAGTCAGGGAAGTCTCATCTTGAAGGGGGCTTCCCGCTTAGATGCTTTCAGCGGTTATCCCGTCCGAACATAGCTACCGGGCAATGCGTCTGGCGACACAACCCGAACACCAGTGGTCCGTCCACTCCGGTCCTCTCGTACTAGGAGCAGCTCTTCTCAAACTTCCAACGTCCACGGCAGATAGGGACCGAACTGTCTCACGACGTTCTAAACCCAGCTCGCGTACCACTTTAAATGGCGAACAGCCATACCCTTGGGACCGGCTTCAGCCCCAGGATGTGATGAGCCGACATCGAGGTGCCAAACACCGCCGTCGATGTGAACTCTTGGGCGGTATCAGCCTGTTATCCCCGGAGTACCTTTTATCCGTTGAGCGATGGCCCTTCCATGCAGAACCACCGGATCACTAAGACCTACTTTCGTACCTGCTCGAGATGTACCTCTCGCAGTCAAGCGTGCTTGTGCCTTTACACTAACCGTACGATGTCCGACCGTACTTAGCACACCTTCGTGCTCCTCCGTTACTCTTTGGGAGGAGACCGCCCCAGTCAAACTACCCACCACACAATGTCCCCGATCCCGTTTCGGGACCCGGGTTAGAACCTCAATATTGCCAGGGTGGTATTTCAAGGATGGCTCCACGATGACTGGCGTCACCGCTTCAAAGCCTCCCACCTATCCTACACAAGCAACATCAAGATCCACTGTGAAGCTGTAGTAAAGGTTCACGGGGTCTTTCCGTCTAGCCGCGGATACGCTGCATCTTAACAGCGATTTCAATTTCACTGAGTCTCGGGTGGAGACAGCGTGGCCATCGTTACGCCATTCGTGCAGGTCGGAACTTACCCGACAAGGAATTTCGCTACCTTAGGACCGTTATAGTTACGGCCGCCGTTTACCGGGGCTTCGATCAAGAGCTTCTCTCACCACCACATTGCTCTTGCTGACTGCGTTAAATGATTCCGCTCGCTCAGTCATTTACTCTTTTGTAAACTCCTTCGCTCGCTCCATCATTTGCCTTGCAGCAAAAGCAATCTGGAGGTGAGATAACCCCATCAATTAACCTTCCGGCACCGGGCAGGCGTCACACCGTATACGTCCACTTTCGTGTTTGCACAGTGCTGTGTTTTTAATAAACAGTCGCAGCCACCTGGTATCTTCGACCAGCCTCAGCTTACGGAGCAAGTCCGATCACCAAAGCCGGCGCACCTTCTCCCGAAGTTACGGTGCCATTTTGCCTAGTTCCTTCACCCGAGTTCTCTCAAGCGCCTTGGTATTCTCTACCTGACCACCTGTGTCGGTTTGGGGTACGGTCCCTTCTGACCTGAAGCTTAGAAGTTTTTCCTGGAAGCATGGCATCAATCACTTCAGTTCCGTAGAACCTCGTCATCAATTCTCGGCCTTGAGGATCCGGATTTGCCTGGATCCCCGGCCTACGATCTTAAACGCAGACAACCAACGCTGCGCTGACCTAGCCTTCTCCGTCACTCCATCGCAGTCAAAAGGGGTACAGGAATATTGACCTGTTTCCCATCGATTACGTCTTTCGACCTCACCTTAGGGGCCGACTCACCCTGCGCCGATTAGCGTTGCG
It contains:
- a CDS encoding helix-turn-helix domain-containing protein produces the protein MEALTPTQRYLLVVLVTFANTEGECWPSQKLLADMVGTSQPTISAGLKKLEEEGFIESCYRTNQKGGNISKLYRMLFEPFVFKQIKEDHYNCFGQRIDDPRITDTSWAENLE
- a CDS encoding TRAP transporter small permease subunit — encoded protein: MNPTWKLARSVVATIDQFTEHTGRLISWLTLLLVFVVCTVVVLRYLLNIGSIAMQESAMYLHAMVFLGASAYTLRHNGHVRVDVFYRTMSPRKQALVNSLGTVFLLLPVCLFIGAMSWDYIARSWHILEQSQDPGGLPFIYLLKSLLLVMVVTLLLQGVAELMRSLMILTGESRQEGRS
- a CDS encoding TRAP transporter large permease — its product is MMDAIPFLMFTTVCLVLLAGYPVAFSLAGTALLFAGAGSLFGVFDFSLMNALPSRLFGVITNQTLIAVPLFVFMGVMLEKSKVAESLLESMARLFGKTRGGLGLSVIVVGMLLAASTGIVGATVVTMGLLSLPTMLRRGYSPALATGTICATGSLGQIIPPSIALVLLGDVLSSAYQQSQIKMGVFSPDTVSVGDLFVGAIIPGLLLVFCYVVYLVVVARVKPDAAPALTDDDLASMGSNRSLLSCLLPPLVLIVAVLGSILAGAATPTEAASVGAVGAILLAILRRQLSIKTLREVVRSTTQVTCMVFMILIGASIFSLVFRGFNGEELIHSYFEAMPGGVFTAVLIVMLVMFLLGFILDFIEITFVVVPMVAPVLLAMGLDPVWLGIMIAVNLQTSFLTPPFGFALFYLRGVAPPEVATADIYKGVIPFIIIQLMVLCALAIWPELATWLPDKVYN
- a CDS encoding glutaredoxin family protein, which codes for MLLKIIRNVLGYGIAAADKLTRPKAMARSPEQQARVDAQTANMTLYQFTACPFCIKTRRAIHILGLNIQTLDAMNDTEARNALQQMGGKVQVPCLRIQEAGKDDIWMYESGDIIQYLQKSFG
- a CDS encoding type 1 glutamine amidotransferase, which translates into the protein MNRRLGILLCDEHHPDSIERFGTFDNDYKMMVDRVMPGQWQYSVWRCYQGSFPSSVDQCDAWIISGSKSSAYDAEPWILKLRLLIIDLARSDALLVGICFGHQIIHQSLGGSVRKFPGGWGLGAYPVKALCDFGCFKSGSMIRVLAVHQDQVDQVAPGFAVLATSDFCENAITRRGSSILTWQAHPEFVDGFFMDVCDRLRTMVGDRLIDKALGAVGLPDDRAQAGEAIVHFLAGNGLNNSSRVSLP
- a CDS encoding glutathione peroxidase; protein product: MELQKYKMPMLGGEMKELADYENKVILIVNTASKCGFTPQYQTLEELYNKYKDQGLVILGFPCNQFGRQEPGDSEEIGAFCQKNYGVTFPMFEKIEVNGDHAAPLYKDLKSEAPGLLGTQKIKWNFTKFLVGRKGEIIDRYAPTTKPEDIEEDICKALRES
- a CDS encoding PilT/PilU family type 4a pilus ATPase; protein product: MDINKALSLLADRNGSELFLTVGYPPCLKINDQLVPIANTSLTSEQAHHSFATMMGEERFKEFCATRESNYAIQNPESGRFRISAFFQRGEPGMVIRRIHHHIPSPRELGLPDIFCDLMLQERGLILITGPAGAGKTTAMASLVNHRNTAGKGHIITIEDPVEFIHSHRQCIVTQREVGLDTQSYEEGLSNALRQAPDLVVIGEIRTPEVMKHTIEFVQTGHLCIATLHANTAYQALERIIHFFPREQHEEVLLDLSLSLQGILGQQLLSSEDGTAAYPSHEILLNTPALADLIKKGKVDEIHDLMERSKDSGMQTIDQSIFKLFEAGKITAQQAIQHADSSNNMRLLIKMHGHQEGDDNSLPHLTISTD
- a CDS encoding GNAT family N-acetyltransferase, which translates into the protein MIRTAKPDDCAQIADIYNTYVLHSTVTFEVNPVTPEEIGKRLEKAHCFLVYEQEGEVLGYAYAAHYHARAAYRYTAEGSIYLRDGAGGRGMGTLLYQALFSAAKALGIREMIGVIALPNQRSEALHQKLGYRKVGVMERCGVKFDQVIDTSIWQRSLLEEHG